One genomic region from Pseudochaenichthys georgianus chromosome 15, fPseGeo1.2, whole genome shotgun sequence encodes:
- the LOC117459984 gene encoding zinc finger and SCAN domain-containing protein 10-like, which yields MGSILLLWFVVTSVGNRLAFVNERLTAAADEIFHCFERTILKYEDEASSSKQEIERLRGVLLELASNTNHNTVSSQALLCKGESSPEHHLCEQEPGPSVSQEEPELRHIKEEEEELWAEQQQQQEEEQDVEFGDVDASYLPHSSVCEQHVDEDTESQTENSDYEEQFKGQTENVHVMLHLPQFSETLIQNDGVQDVRDNGIPAASFTSNQTYTEQTSSIASRETTELNQYLPCFLCDRSFTSNYHLTNHAFRIHTRITDVICAVCGQTMESNQSLNLHLRSHKSSRCCQVCGKQCNSITVMSEHMASHAGVKLHRCQICGKECSRKGDLKIHMRIHTGEKPFCCSHCDKSFTHSGHLKKHMRSHTGERPHRCELCGRGFLQSAHLKYHMGTHTQKY from the exons ATGGGAAgcattcttcttctgtggtttgTCGTTACATCCGTAGGAAATCGACT AGCGTTTGTGAACGAGAGACTGAcagctgctgctgatgaaatatttcactgttttgaaCGAACAATCTTGAAATATGAAGACGAAGCTTCGAGCTCTAAACAGGAAATCGAGCGACTGAGGGGTGTTCTGCTGGAGTTGGCATCAAACACAAACCACAACACAG TATCTTCTCAGGCGTTGTTGTGTAAAGGGGAATCTTCCCCTGAGCACCACCTCTGTGAGCAGGAGCCGGGCCCCAGCGTCTCTCAGGAGGAACCAGAGCTCCGGCACAttaaagaggaagaagaggaactGTGGGCCGAACAGCAACAGCAACAAGAAGAGGAACAGGATGTGGAGTTTGGGGATGTGGATGCCTCTTACCTACCTCATTCATCTGTCTGTGAACAACATGTGGATGAGGACACAGAATCTCAGACTGAAAACAGTGATTATGAAGAGCAGTTTAAGGGGCAAACTGAAAATGTACACGTAATGTTACATCTCCCTCAATTTTCAGAAACTCTGATCCAAAATGATGGAGTCCAAGATGTCCGGGACAATGGAATACCTGCTGCAAGCTTTACCTCAAACCAAACATACACAGAGCAAACTTCCTCTATCGCTTCCAGAGAAACCACTGAGTTAAATCAATATCTCCCCTGCTTTTTGTGCGATAGATCATTTACTTCCAATTATCACTTGACAAATCATGCTTTCCGCATACATACAAGGATTACAGACGTCATCTGCGCAGTGTGTGGACAGACCATGGAGTCCAACCAAAGCCTTAACCTGCACCTCAGATCTCACAAGAGCTCCAGATGTTGTCAGGTGTGTGGCAAACAGTGCAATAGCATTACTGTAATGAGCGAACACATGGCGAGCCACGCCGGGGTCAAACTGCATCGCTGCCAAATCTGCGGGAAAGAGTGCAGCCGGAAAGGAGATTTAAAGATTCACATGAGGATCCACACGGGCGAGAAGCCTTTCTGCTGCTCCCACTGTGATAAGAGCTTCACCCACAGCGGACATCTGAAGAAGCACATGAGGAGCCACACGGGAGAGAGGCCGCACCGCTGTGAGCTCTGCGGCAGAGGATTCCTCCAGAGCGCACACCTGAAGTATCACATGGGGACGCACACTCAGAAATATTAA